A genome region from Arachis duranensis cultivar V14167 chromosome 6, aradu.V14167.gnm2.J7QH, whole genome shotgun sequence includes the following:
- the LOC107492923 gene encoding uncharacterized protein LOC107492923 isoform X1 — protein sequence MKEIEKRKTARNSETKSSRRTVRKENILQDNSSKTLSEKGTESKAPLARQTAKSFTSDSNTVSENSETYENMVIHYVDDVNRSEEVPVEMKVNEMVARESKIKVVDGHSSDMEKERNDGNEEVSDTETVKDSVSSQGDSFTNEDDENSEKASKDPKSKVRVAPIEGNRRLRERSDRKTNKQAAKVSNGNQKKPINSNKGPSRVTNKNTPSTNSKAVKAPAKLSSELSDGNGIDEKSVHVVKEIDIVDGSSNGAQSVGSEDESNETVDVEIKVEHEDNAAMQSKIEEMEVRIEKLEEELREVAALEVSLYSVVPEHGSSAHKVHTPARRLSRLYIHACKHWTQDRRATIAKNTVSGLILVAKSCGNDVSRLTYWLSNTVVLREILSQAFGSSFQTSHLVRLAESNGKSTALKWKGGSIGKQGKGFVKFVEDWQETGTFGSALERVESWIFSRLVESVWWQALTPYMQSPVGDSSNKSIGRLWGPSLGDQKQGSFSVNLWRNAFQDAFQRLCPVRAGGHECGCLPVLARMVMEQCIARLDVAMFNAILRESALEIPTDPVSDPIVDSKVLPIPAGDLSFGSGAQLKNSVGNWSRWLTDMFGMDVEDCLQDQENGENDESRDNDSKPKSFLLLNDLSDLLMLPKDMLMDKQVRREVCPSITLSLIIRVLCNFTPDEFCPDPVPGIVLENLHEEFMAERKLSPESARSFPYAAAPVFYVPPSSANVAEKVAEAGGKSHLERNASAVQKRGYTSDEELEELDSPLTSIIDKMPSSPTVTAKGEGHHNEQGSITNVRYQLLREVWSM from the exons atgaaagaaattgagaagagaAAAACTGCAAGGAATAGTGAGACCAAGAGTTCGAGAAGAACAGTAAGGAAAGAGAATATATTGCAAGATAATTCATCCAAAACATTAAGCGAAAAAGGAACAGAATCTAAGGCACCCCTGGCTAGACAAACCGCAAAAAGTTTTACAAGTGATTCAAACACGGTCTCAGAGAATTCGGAGACTTATGAAAACATGGTTATACATTATGTGGATGATGTTAACAGGTCTGAGGAGGTACCTGTTGAGATGAAAGTTAATGAAATGGTAGCTCGTGAAAGCAAAATTAAAGTAGTTGATGGTCATTCCAGCGATATGGAGAAAGAGCGAAATGATGGGAATGAAGAAGTGTCAGATACGGAGACAGTAAAGGATTCAGTATCATCACAAGGTGATTCTTTCACAAATGAGGATGATGAAAATTCTGAAAAAGCTTCTAAAGATCCCAAAAGTAAGGTTAGAGTAGCTCCTATAGAAGGCAATCGTCGATTAAGGGAGAGATCTGATAGAAAAACTAATAAACAAGCAGCAAAGGTATCCAATGGTAATCAAAAGAAACCTATCAACTCAAATAAAGGGCCTTCTAGAGTTACCAACAAAAACACTCCTTCAACCAATTCCAAGGCTGTGAAAGCTCCTGCAAAACTTTCGTCAGAATTGTCTGATGGAAATGGAATTGATGAAAAATCTGTTCATGTGGTCAAGGAAATTGATATTGTGGATGGATCCTCAAATGGTGCTCAGAGTGTAGGAAGTGAAGATGAAAGTAATGAAACAGTTGATGTTGAAATAAAAGTTGAGCATGAAGATAATGCAGCCATGCAATCAAAAATTGAGGAAATGGAAGTGCGAATTGAAAAGCTAGAAGAGGAACTAAGAGAAGTTGCTGCACTTGAGGTGTCACTTTATTCTGTGGTACCAGAGCATGGGAGCTCAGCGCACAAGGTGCACACACCTGCTCGTCGCCTTTCTAGGTTATATATACATGCTTGTAAGCATTGGACCCAAGACCGGCGGGCGACAATTGCCAAGAATACTGTTTCTGGCCTTATTTTGGTGGCCAAATCTTGTGGTAATGATGTTTCAAG GTTAACTTACTGGTTGTCAAATACTGTTGTGCTGAGAGAGATACTTTCACAAGCCTTTGGGAGCTCATTTCAAACTAGCCACCTTGTGAGGTTAGCCGAGTCAAATGGGAAGTCGACAGCACTGAAATGGAAAGGTGGCTCCATTGGCAAACAAGGAAAGGGCTTTGTGAAGTTTGTTGAAGATTGGCAAGAGACAGGAACATTCGGATCTGCACTAGAAAGAGTAGAATCATGGATATTCTCTCGGCTAGTGGAATCAGTGTGGTGGCAG GCCTTGACTCCTTATATGCAGTCTCCAGTTGGAGACTCGTCAAATAAGTCCATTGGGAGGCTTTGGGGACCTTCCTTAGGTGATCAGAAGCAAGGGAGCTTTTCCGTGAATCTATGGAGAAATGCTTTTCAAGATGCTTTTCAGCGGCTCTGTCCTGTTCGAGCAGGAGGTCATGAGTGTGGTTGTTTGCCTGTTTTGGCTAGAATG GTCATGGAACAGTGCATAGCTAGACTAGATGTAGCAATGTTCAATGCAATTCTTCGGGAGTCAGCACTTGAGATCCCAACTGATCCTGTATCAGATCCTATTGTGGATTCGAAGGTTTTGCCAATTCCCGCAGGAGATTTGAGCTTTGGTTCTGGTGCACAGCTGAAAAATTCT GTTGGCAATTGGTCTCGATGGCTTACTGATATGTTCGGCATGGATGTTGAAGATTGTCTGCAAGATCAGGAGAATGGTGAGAACGATGAGAGCAGGGACAACGATAGCAAACCTaaatcttttcttctccttAACGATTTGAGTGACCTTCTAATGCTCCCAAAGGATATGCTTATGGATAAACAAGTCAGACGAGAG GTATGTCCATCCATCACGCTTTCGTTGATTATACGGGTGCTCTGCAACTTCACTCCTGATGAGTTCTGTCCAGATCCTGTTCCAGGAATTGTGCTGGAAAATCTGCATGAGGAG TTTATGGCGGAGAGGAAGTTGTCACCAGAATCTGCTAGGAGTTTCCCGTATGCGGCTGCTCCTGTTTTCTACGTTCCTCCCTCCTCGGCTAACGTGGCGGAGAAAGTTGCAGAGGCCGGAGGAAAGTCTCACCTAGAGAGGAATGCCTCAGCCGTTCAGAAGAGAGGATATACCAGTGATGAAGAACTGGAGGAACTTGATTCCCCTCTTACATCCATCATTGATAAGATGCCTTCATCTCCTACAGTTACTGCTAAGGGAGAAGGCCATCACAACGAGCAAGGAAGTATCACAAATGTTAGATATCAACTCCTTCGAGAAGTCTGGTCCATGTGA
- the LOC107492923 gene encoding uncharacterized protein LOC107492923 isoform X2, whose protein sequence is MKVNEMVARESKIKVVDGHSSDMEKERNDGNEEVSDTETVKDSVSSQGDSFTNEDDENSEKASKDPKSKVRVAPIEGNRRLRERSDRKTNKQAAKVSNGNQKKPINSNKGPSRVTNKNTPSTNSKAVKAPAKLSSELSDGNGIDEKSVHVVKEIDIVDGSSNGAQSVGSEDESNETVDVEIKVEHEDNAAMQSKIEEMEVRIEKLEEELREVAALEVSLYSVVPEHGSSAHKVHTPARRLSRLYIHACKHWTQDRRATIAKNTVSGLILVAKSCGNDVSRLTYWLSNTVVLREILSQAFGSSFQTSHLVRLAESNGKSTALKWKGGSIGKQGKGFVKFVEDWQETGTFGSALERVESWIFSRLVESVWWQALTPYMQSPVGDSSNKSIGRLWGPSLGDQKQGSFSVNLWRNAFQDAFQRLCPVRAGGHECGCLPVLARMVMEQCIARLDVAMFNAILRESALEIPTDPVSDPIVDSKVLPIPAGDLSFGSGAQLKNSVGNWSRWLTDMFGMDVEDCLQDQENGENDESRDNDSKPKSFLLLNDLSDLLMLPKDMLMDKQVRREVCPSITLSLIIRVLCNFTPDEFCPDPVPGIVLENLHEEFMAERKLSPESARSFPYAAAPVFYVPPSSANVAEKVAEAGGKSHLERNASAVQKRGYTSDEELEELDSPLTSIIDKMPSSPTVTAKGEGHHNEQGSITNVRYQLLREVWSM, encoded by the exons ATGAAAGTTAATGAAATGGTAGCTCGTGAAAGCAAAATTAAAGTAGTTGATGGTCATTCCAGCGATATGGAGAAAGAGCGAAATGATGGGAATGAAGAAGTGTCAGATACGGAGACAGTAAAGGATTCAGTATCATCACAAGGTGATTCTTTCACAAATGAGGATGATGAAAATTCTGAAAAAGCTTCTAAAGATCCCAAAAGTAAGGTTAGAGTAGCTCCTATAGAAGGCAATCGTCGATTAAGGGAGAGATCTGATAGAAAAACTAATAAACAAGCAGCAAAGGTATCCAATGGTAATCAAAAGAAACCTATCAACTCAAATAAAGGGCCTTCTAGAGTTACCAACAAAAACACTCCTTCAACCAATTCCAAGGCTGTGAAAGCTCCTGCAAAACTTTCGTCAGAATTGTCTGATGGAAATGGAATTGATGAAAAATCTGTTCATGTGGTCAAGGAAATTGATATTGTGGATGGATCCTCAAATGGTGCTCAGAGTGTAGGAAGTGAAGATGAAAGTAATGAAACAGTTGATGTTGAAATAAAAGTTGAGCATGAAGATAATGCAGCCATGCAATCAAAAATTGAGGAAATGGAAGTGCGAATTGAAAAGCTAGAAGAGGAACTAAGAGAAGTTGCTGCACTTGAGGTGTCACTTTATTCTGTGGTACCAGAGCATGGGAGCTCAGCGCACAAGGTGCACACACCTGCTCGTCGCCTTTCTAGGTTATATATACATGCTTGTAAGCATTGGACCCAAGACCGGCGGGCGACAATTGCCAAGAATACTGTTTCTGGCCTTATTTTGGTGGCCAAATCTTGTGGTAATGATGTTTCAAG GTTAACTTACTGGTTGTCAAATACTGTTGTGCTGAGAGAGATACTTTCACAAGCCTTTGGGAGCTCATTTCAAACTAGCCACCTTGTGAGGTTAGCCGAGTCAAATGGGAAGTCGACAGCACTGAAATGGAAAGGTGGCTCCATTGGCAAACAAGGAAAGGGCTTTGTGAAGTTTGTTGAAGATTGGCAAGAGACAGGAACATTCGGATCTGCACTAGAAAGAGTAGAATCATGGATATTCTCTCGGCTAGTGGAATCAGTGTGGTGGCAG GCCTTGACTCCTTATATGCAGTCTCCAGTTGGAGACTCGTCAAATAAGTCCATTGGGAGGCTTTGGGGACCTTCCTTAGGTGATCAGAAGCAAGGGAGCTTTTCCGTGAATCTATGGAGAAATGCTTTTCAAGATGCTTTTCAGCGGCTCTGTCCTGTTCGAGCAGGAGGTCATGAGTGTGGTTGTTTGCCTGTTTTGGCTAGAATG GTCATGGAACAGTGCATAGCTAGACTAGATGTAGCAATGTTCAATGCAATTCTTCGGGAGTCAGCACTTGAGATCCCAACTGATCCTGTATCAGATCCTATTGTGGATTCGAAGGTTTTGCCAATTCCCGCAGGAGATTTGAGCTTTGGTTCTGGTGCACAGCTGAAAAATTCT GTTGGCAATTGGTCTCGATGGCTTACTGATATGTTCGGCATGGATGTTGAAGATTGTCTGCAAGATCAGGAGAATGGTGAGAACGATGAGAGCAGGGACAACGATAGCAAACCTaaatcttttcttctccttAACGATTTGAGTGACCTTCTAATGCTCCCAAAGGATATGCTTATGGATAAACAAGTCAGACGAGAG GTATGTCCATCCATCACGCTTTCGTTGATTATACGGGTGCTCTGCAACTTCACTCCTGATGAGTTCTGTCCAGATCCTGTTCCAGGAATTGTGCTGGAAAATCTGCATGAGGAG TTTATGGCGGAGAGGAAGTTGTCACCAGAATCTGCTAGGAGTTTCCCGTATGCGGCTGCTCCTGTTTTCTACGTTCCTCCCTCCTCGGCTAACGTGGCGGAGAAAGTTGCAGAGGCCGGAGGAAAGTCTCACCTAGAGAGGAATGCCTCAGCCGTTCAGAAGAGAGGATATACCAGTGATGAAGAACTGGAGGAACTTGATTCCCCTCTTACATCCATCATTGATAAGATGCCTTCATCTCCTACAGTTACTGCTAAGGGAGAAGGCCATCACAACGAGCAAGGAAGTATCACAAATGTTAGATATCAACTCCTTCGAGAAGTCTGGTCCATGTGA
- the LOC107492922 gene encoding probably inactive leucine-rich repeat receptor-like protein kinase At5g06940, with protein sequence MATTKFCTYPLFLLLLLLSLTFAFFIKLSSSSSEVDTLLSFKASIEDSKNALSTWSNTTSTHHCNWTGISCSISTTPPSVTSISLQSLNLSGDISASICDLPSLSYLNLADNIFNQPIPLHLSQCSSLETLNISNNLIWGTIPSQISQFSSLKVLDFSRNKIEGIIPDTLGSLKNLQVLNMGSNLLSGSVPVIFGNLTKLEVLDLSMNPTLESEIPHDIGELKNLKQLMLQGSSLQGEIPPSFVGLLGLTHLDLSENNLTGKVPQELSSSLKNLVSFDVSQNKLSGPFPSGICKGLIIHLSLHTNAFTGLIPNNSIGECKSLERFQVQNNGFSGNLPSALWSLPKVKLIRAENNRFSGQIPESVSEASQLEQVQLDNNTFSGKIPQGLGLVKSLYRFSASLNHFYGEIPPNFCDSPVMSIVNLSHNSLSGQIPELNKCRKLVSLSLADNSLTGEIPSSLAELPVLTYIDLSDNNLTGPIPEGLQNLKLALFNVSFNDLSGKVPYSLISGLPASFLEGNPGLCGPGLDNSCSDEVGRHKNGGITTLTCALISLAFVAGTAIVAGGFVLYRRSCKGNNEVGVWRSVFFYPLRITEHDLLIGMNEKSSMGNGGIFGRVYVMNLPSGELVAVKKLVNFRNQSSKSLKSEVKTLAKIRHKNIVKILGFCHSDESVFLIYEFLNEGSLRDLISRPDFKLEWSVRLRIAIGVAQGLAYLHKDYAPRLLHRNVKSSNILLDANFEPKLTDFALDRVLGEAAFQSTLDSEAPSSCYIAPEYGYSKKATEQLDVYSFGVVLLELVSGRQAEKAESSESIIDIVKWVRRKVNIANGVQQILDQRISSSTCHQEMVGALDIALRCTSVVPEKRPSMVEVVKSLQSLELRTCIANLQDQPPNEEHSNIPI encoded by the exons ATGGCTACTACTAAATTCTGTACATACCcgttattccttcttcttcttcttctctctcttaccTTTGCATTCTTTATCAAGCTTAGTTCATCATCATCAGAGGTTGACACCCTTCTGTCCTTCAAGGCCTCCATTGAAGACTCCAAGAATGCCTTGTCAACTTGGTCAAACACTACATCAACACACCACTGTAACTGGACTGGAATCTCTTGCTCCATTAGCACAACCCCACCTTCTGTAACTTCAATCAGCCTtcaaagtttgaatctttctggTGATATCTCAGCTTCCATATGTGACCTTCCAAGTTTGTCTTATCTCAACCTTGCTGACAACATCTTCAACCAACCCATACCTCTTCATCTTTCACAGTGCAGCTCACTGGAGACTCTAAACATCAGCAACAACCTCATATGGGGAACTATCCCATCTCAGATTTCTCAGTTTTCTTCTCTCAAAGTTCTTGATTTCAGCAGaaacaaaattgaaggaatCATCCCTGATACCTTAGGCTCACTAAAGAATCTCCAAGTACTTAACATGGGGAGCAACTTGCTCTCAGGTTCTGTTCCTGTTATCTTTGGAAATTTAACCAAGCTTGAGGTTCTTGATTTGTCCATGAATCCAACCTTGGAGAGTGAGATTCCACATGACATTGGTGAACTCAAGAACCTGAAGCAGCTTATGCTGCAGGGTTCTTCACTCCAAGGAGAAATTCCACCTTCTTTTGTGGGATTACTTGGCTTAACTCATTTAGATCTCTCTGAGAACAATCTCACGGGTAAAGTTCCTCAAgaactttcttcttctctcaagAACCTTGTTTCCTTTGATGTCTCACAGAACAAGCTCTCAGGGCCATTCCCAAGTGGAATTTGCAAAGGCCTTATAATACATCTCAGCCTCCACACAAATGCATTCACTGGTTTAATACCAAACAATTCCATTGGTGAATGCAAGAGTCTTGAGAGGTTCCAAGTTCAAAACAATGGTTTTTCTGGTAACTTACCTTCTGCATTGTGGTCATTGCCAAAAGTGAAGCTCATTAGAGCTGAGAACAACAGATTCTCAGGTCAAATACCTGAATCAGTATCTGAAGCTTCACAATTGGAGCAAGTTCAGCTTGACAACAACACCTTCTCTGGCAAAATTCCTCAAGGTCTTGGCCTTGTTAAGAGCTTATACAGATTCTCAGCATCACTCAACCACTTCTATGGTGAAATCCCACCAAATTTTTGTGACTCACCAGTTATGAGCATTGTGAACCTCTCACACAATTCTCTCTCTGGTCAAATCCCAGAACTGAATAAATGCAGGAAGCTAGTTTCACTTTCTTTGGCTGATAATAGTTTAACTGGAGAAATACCTTCTTCTCTTGCTGAGCTTCCAGTGTTGACTTACATTGACCTCTCAGATAACAACCTCACTGGTCCAATCCCAGAAGGGCTTCAGAATCTGAAGCTTGCACTTTTCAATGTTTCCTTCAATGATCTTTCAGGTAAAGTACCATATTCCTTGATTTCAGGTCTTCCTGCTTCATTCTTGGAAGGAAATCCTGGTCTTTGTGGCCCTGGATTGGACAATTCTTGTTCTGATGAAGTTGGAAGACACAAAAATGGTGGCATTACAACCTTAACATGTGCACTGATCTCCTTAGCCTTTGTTGCTGGTACTGCCATTGTTGCTGGTGGCTTTGTATTGTATAGGAGATCATGTAAGGGAAACAATGAAGTAGGTGTTTGGAGATCAGTGTTCTTCTATCCCCTCAGGATCACtgagcatgatctcctcatagGAATGAATGAGAAGAGTTCAATGGGAAATGGTGGCATTTTCGGAAGAGTTTATGTTATGAACTTGCCAAGTGGTGAACTTGTTGCTGTGAAGAAGTTAGTGAATTTTAGGAATCAGTCCTCAAAGAGTTTGAAATCCGAGGTCAAGACTCTGGCAAAGATTAGGCACAAGAACATTGTTAAGATTCTGGGGTTCTGCCACTCTGATGAGTCAGTTTTTCTTATCTATGAGTTCTTGAATGAAGGGAGCTTAAGGGATTTGATTTCGAGACCGGATTTTAAGCTGGAGTGGAGTGTTAGGTTGAGGATTGCCATTGGAGTTGCTCAGGGACTTGCATATCTTCACAAGGACTACGCCCCACGATTGCTTCACCGCAATGTCAAGTCCAGTAACATTCTTTTGGATGCAAACTTTGAGCCAAAGCTCACAGATTTTGCTCTTGATAGAGTTCTTGGAGAAGCTGCATTTCAGTCTACTTTGGATTCTGAAGCACCATCTTCCTGCTATATTGCACCAG AATATGGTTACAGCAAGAAAGCCACTGAACAATTAGATGTGTATAGCTTTGGTGTTGTATTGCTAGAGCTAGTGAGTGGAAGACAAGCTGAGAAAGCAGAATCAAGTGAATCCATTATTGACATAGTGAAGTGGGTTAGGAGGAAAGTGAATATAGCAAATGGGGTGCAACAAATTCTTGATCAAAGAATATCATCAAGCACATGCCACCAAGAAATGGTTGGAGCCTTAGACATTGCTCTCCGTTGCACCTCAGTGGTTCCTGAGAAGAGGCCATCAATGGTGGAAGTTGTGAAGTCTCTTCAGTCCCTTGAGTTAAGGACTTGCATTGCAAACTTGCAAGATCAACCACCAAATGAGGAACACTCCAATATTCCAATCTga